The proteins below come from a single Oenanthe melanoleuca isolate GR-GAL-2019-014 chromosome Z, OMel1.0, whole genome shotgun sequence genomic window:
- the LOC130264753 gene encoding molybdopterin synthase catalytic subunit: MEESEDVPKDFIKLKSEKLSVDEVSELVVSPSCGAVSLFIGTTRNNFKGRKVIHLEYEAYSSMAETEIKKICRYVRQKWPSVKHIAVHHRLGVVPITEASVIIAVSSPHRVESLEAVTYCINTLKASVPIWKKEIYEDEYSWKENKECFWANSEK; the protein is encoded by the exons ATGGAAGAAAGTGAAGATGTGCCCAAAGATTTCATCAAGCTCAAATCTGAAAAGCTCTCTGTAGATGAAGTGTCAGAGCTGGTTGTTTCACCATCCTGTGGCGCAGTGTCTCTGTTCATTG GTACtacaagaaataattttaaaggaagaaaagtaattCACTTAGAATATGAAGCATATTCTTCAATGGCAGagactgaaataaagaaaatctgCAGATATGTTAGACAGAAATGGCCTTCAGTCAAACATATTGCAGTACACCATAGACTTGG TGTGGTTCCAATAACTGAAGCAAGTGTAATTATTGCAGTCTCCTCTCCACACAGAGTAGAATCCCTTGAAGCTGTAACGTACTGCATCAATACCTTAAAAGCATCTGTCCCAATATGGAAAAAG GAGATTTATGAGGATGAATAttcttggaaagaaaacaaggaatgcTTTTGggcaaattcagaaaaataa
- the LOC130264752 gene encoding uncharacterized protein LOC130264752 — translation MFANICNLDVRGTASLLIRPYSQIRLLKCRPQHGTVSSGAKPRPVPPSQPPLRGRSRRWPARRWQRARGAPGQAAGGGPGLRRSPGRRRRRGPAAEGSSPRDGGSMRCQVSVLYFARSAELAGLRCETLSVPREITSLQLWEEIVKVHPRLAVIRDQVVFAVRQEYVLLGDQVLVLQPGDEVAIIPPISGG, via the exons ATGTTTGCGAACATCTGCAATCTCGATGTGCGCGGGACTGCGAGTCTCCTTATCCGGCCCTATTCACAAATCCGGCTTCTGAAGTGCCGTCCCCAACACGGCACCGTGAGTTCTGGGGCAAAGCCGCGGCCTGTCCCACCTTCGCAGCCCCCCTTGCGGGGAAGGAGCCGGCGCTGGCCGGCCCGGCGGTGGCAGCGGGCCCGCGGCGCTCCCGGCCAGGCCGCAGGGGGCGGTCCGGGCCTCCGCCGCTCGCCCGGGCGCAGGCGCCGCCGTGGGCCCGCGGCGGAGGGCAGCTCGCCCCGGGACGGCGGCTCCATGCGCTGCCAG GTCTCGGTGCTGTATTTCGCCAGGAGCGCGGAGCTGGCGGGGCTGCGCTGCGAGACCCTCTCGGTGCCACGGGAGATcacctctctgcagctctgggaggagaTCGTCAAGGTCCACCCCAG GCTTGCTGTCATCCGGGATCAAGTGGTATTTGCTGTTCGGCAGGAGTACGTGCTTCTTGGAGATCAGGTCCTGGTCCTGCAGCCTGGAGACGAGGTTGCCATCATCCCACCAATTAGTGGGGGCTGA